The Manihot esculenta cultivar AM560-2 chromosome 11, M.esculenta_v8, whole genome shotgun sequence genome includes a region encoding these proteins:
- the LOC110627021 gene encoding E3 ubiquitin-protein ligase PUB24, which translates to MDDIEIPQYYLCPISLQLMKDPVTAITGITYDRESIQQWLKTSAAGGNKECPTCPVTKQPLPRDSDLTPNHMLRRLIQAWCTSNSKNGIDPIPTPKSPLSKSYILKLIKDLEVPVLCKEALKKMEALDMEDERNRTSMLEVGLAKALVSFVLKCFRERKTTGLEEALRILNLVWNSSQDIKVLAKDNQEYVDSLLWISGSDIDHNHVVVKTHSMLVLKKTMESASTSLLERLNPDFFRGIIRVLREKISQQAVKSALLVLIEVCPWGSNRTKIVEAKAVFELIELELEKPEKNITELIFNLLARLCSCADGREQFLKHAGSIAMISKRILRVSPGVDDRAVYILGLMSKFSATNQVLLEMLRVGAVSKLCMVIQADCADYLKQQARGILRLHSTVWNNSPCIAVYLLTRYHR; encoded by the coding sequence ATGGATGATATAGAAATTCCTCAGTATTATCTCTGCCCCATATCGCTTCAACTCATGAAAGATCCTGTTACGGCCATAACAGGCATCACCTACGACAGAGAAAGTATCCAGCAATGGCTGAAGACTTCAGCTGCAGGAGGCAATAAGGAATGCCCCACTTGCCCCGTGACAAAGCAGCCTTTGCCACGAGACTCTGATTTGACTCCAAATCACATGTTAAGGAGATTAATTCAAGCATGGTGTACTTCAAATTCAAAGAATGGTATTGATCCAATTCCTACTCCCAAATCTCCTCTCAGTAAGAGTTATATCCTCAAGCTCATTAAGGATCTTGAGGTTCCTGTTTTGTGTAAAGAAGCATTGAAGAAAATGGAAGCTCTAGATATGGAGGACGAAAGGAACAGAACGTCTATGCTGGAAGTGGGGTTGGCAAAAGCTTTGGTATCTTTCGTCTTGAAATGTTTCAGAGAAAGAAAAACAACTGGTCTCGAAGAAGCTTTGAGAATTCTAAATCTTGTCTGGAATTCATCTCAAGATATTAAGGTTCTTGCCAAAGATAACCAAGAATATGTGGATTCCTTGTTATGGATTTCAGGGTCTGATATAGATCATAATCATGTAGTTGTCAAGACACACTCAATGCTAGTATTAAAGAAAACAATGGAATCCGCTTCTACAAGTCTGCTGGAGAGGTTAAACCCTGATTTCTTTAGAGGAATCATAAGGGTACTCAGAGAGAAAATCTCTCAACAAGCTGTAAAATCAGCGTTGCTTGTACTGATAGAAGTGTGTCCGTGGGGAAGCAACAGAACCAAAATTGTTGAAGCAAAAGCAGTTTTTGAGCTCATTGAACTTGAGCTAGAAAAACCTGAGAAGAACATCACAGAACTCATTTTCAATCTGTTGGCACGATTATGTTCTTGCGCAGATGGAAGAGAACAATTTCTGAAGCATGCAGGAAGCATTGCAATGATATCCAAGAGAATTCTTAGGGTTTCACCTGGAGTAGACGATCGAGCAGTGTACATACTTGGGTTGATGTCCAAATTTTCTGCCACAAATCAAGTCCTTCTAGAAATGTTGAGGGTTGGTGCTGTGTCAAAGCTTTGCATGGTTATTCAAGCAGATTGTGCTGACTATTTAAAACAACAAGCAAGAGGGATTCTCAGGTTGCACTCTACTGTGTGGAACAATTCTCCTTGTATTGCTGTCTATTTGTTAACTAGGTACCACAGGTAA